In Paenibacillus ihbetae, the following are encoded in one genomic region:
- a CDS encoding Tex family protein, producing MEANEEQIRKEELKRIIKQISKELQLSEKQVRTTVELLDEGNTIPFIARYRKEMTGELDENQLRSIEERTGYLRNLEIRKREVIRIIEEQGKLTDELRASITAAVKLQEVEDLYRPYKQKRKTRASVAKEKGLEPLSEWIWSQPKQGDALAEASKYVNEEKGVASPEEALQGAMDILAENIADDAKIRAWVRRFSLDHGILTSEAKDAEAESVYENYYSYRELAKKMPPHRILAINRGERENILKVGLEVPYESIHAYIGKQVLKGTSVVTDILTAVIEDSYKRLIAPSIEREVRGELTEKGENQAISIFAGNLRSLLLQPPVKGRCVLGVDPAYRTGCKLAVVDETGKLLEVAVTYPTPPNNKKREAAAKFKELIAKYGIKLIVIGNGTASRETEQFVAEDVIADIGDPELAYLIVNEAGASVYSASKLAQEEFPDLDVAERSAASIARRVQDPLAELVKIDPKSIGVGQYQHDVTQKHLEESLKAVVESAVNHVGVDVNTASPSLLSYVSGINATIAKNIVKYREENGKFVSRKQLQKVPRLGAKTFEQCVGFMRISDGENILDRTPIHPESYPVVDRLFQELQVGLDKLGSKELAELLDAQQPEQLAVKLDVGVPTLRDILDSLQRPGRDPREELPQPIFRHDVLKIEDLVPGMELQGTVRNVIDFGAFVDIGIKSDGLVHISQLSDGYVKHPMDVVSVGDNVTVWVLNVDLKKGRVGLTMRKPKDQ from the coding sequence ATGGAAGCGAATGAGGAACAAATTCGAAAGGAAGAGCTGAAACGGATCATTAAGCAGATTTCGAAGGAGCTGCAATTGTCCGAGAAACAGGTGCGTACGACCGTAGAGCTTCTGGATGAAGGCAATACGATACCGTTTATTGCGCGATACCGTAAGGAAATGACGGGCGAGCTGGATGAGAACCAACTGCGCAGCATCGAGGAACGGACGGGCTATTTGCGCAATCTCGAGATCCGAAAGCGCGAGGTTATTCGCATCATTGAGGAGCAGGGCAAGCTGACGGATGAGCTGAGGGCATCGATTACAGCGGCAGTCAAGCTTCAGGAAGTAGAGGATCTGTACCGTCCTTATAAGCAAAAGCGCAAGACCCGGGCCAGCGTTGCGAAGGAAAAAGGTCTTGAGCCGTTATCGGAATGGATCTGGTCGCAGCCGAAGCAGGGCGATGCCCTGGCTGAAGCTTCGAAATATGTTAACGAGGAAAAAGGAGTGGCTTCGCCGGAGGAGGCGCTTCAAGGCGCCATGGATATTTTGGCCGAAAACATCGCGGACGATGCCAAGATTCGCGCCTGGGTGCGGCGCTTCAGCTTGGACCACGGCATTCTGACCTCGGAAGCCAAGGATGCGGAAGCGGAATCGGTGTACGAGAATTATTACAGCTACCGGGAATTGGCGAAGAAAATGCCGCCGCACCGGATTCTGGCCATTAATCGGGGCGAGCGTGAGAATATACTGAAGGTTGGACTCGAGGTTCCTTATGAGTCCATTCATGCCTATATCGGCAAGCAGGTGCTGAAGGGCACATCTGTCGTCACGGATATCCTGACGGCTGTCATTGAGGATTCCTACAAGCGCCTGATCGCGCCGTCGATCGAGCGCGAGGTGCGCGGAGAGCTCACCGAGAAGGGGGAGAACCAGGCCATTTCGATCTTCGCCGGCAACCTGCGCAGCCTGCTGCTGCAGCCGCCGGTGAAGGGACGCTGCGTACTCGGCGTGGATCCCGCCTACCGGACGGGCTGCAAGCTGGCCGTCGTTGACGAGACCGGCAAGCTGCTGGAGGTGGCGGTTACGTATCCGACGCCGCCGAACAACAAGAAGCGGGAGGCTGCCGCCAAATTCAAGGAGCTGATTGCCAAGTACGGCATTAAGCTCATCGTCATCGGCAACGGCACGGCTTCGCGCGAGACGGAGCAGTTCGTCGCCGAAGATGTGATCGCGGATATCGGAGATCCCGAGCTTGCTTACCTGATCGTGAACGAGGCGGGAGCCAGCGTATATTCCGCCTCCAAGCTGGCACAGGAGGAATTCCCGGATCTGGATGTGGCGGAACGCAGCGCGGCTTCGATTGCAAGACGGGTTCAGGACCCGCTGGCCGAGCTGGTGAAGATCGATCCGAAATCGATCGGCGTCGGACAGTATCAGCATGACGTGACGCAGAAGCATCTAGAGGAAAGCTTGAAGGCGGTCGTCGAGTCGGCGGTTAACCATGTCGGCGTGGACGTGAATACGGCCTCGCCTTCGCTGCTCTCTTATGTATCGGGCATCAACGCCACAATTGCGAAGAATATCGTCAAATACCGCGAGGAGAACGGGAAATTCGTCAGCCGCAAGCAGCTGCAGAAGGTGCCTCGCCTTGGAGCGAAGACGTTCGAGCAGTGCGTGGGCTTCATGCGGATTTCCGACGGCGAGAACATCCTGGACCGGACGCCGATCCATCCGGAATCGTATCCGGTGGTGGACCGGCTGTTCCAGGAGCTCCAGGTAGGGCTCGACAAGCTCGGCAGCAAGGAGCTGGCCGAGCTGCTGGATGCCCAGCAGCCTGAACAGCTCGCGGTGAAGCTGGATGTCGGCGTGCCGACCCTGCGCGATATCCTGGACAGCTTGCAGCGCCCGGGACGGGATCCGCGGGAGGAGCTGCCTCAGCCGATCTTCCGGCACGATGTGCTGAAGATCGAGGATCTGGTGCCGGGAATGGAGCTTCAGGGAACGGTCCGCAACGTGATCGATTTCGGCGCCTTTGTCGATATCGGCATCAAGAGCGACGGCCTCGTCCATATTTCCCAGCTTAGCGATGGATATGTCAAGCATCCGATGGATGTCGTTTCGGTTGGTGACAACGTGACAGTCTGGGTGCTGAACGTGGATTTGAAGAAAGGCCGCGTCGGATTGACGATGCGAAAGCCGAAGGATCAGTAA
- a CDS encoding CGNR zinc finger domain-containing protein: MLWDDFLNSEWRDWRGTGRSEDRLERKDWVEELIRTHRLRVSALPTAQEMDKLRAFRSFLLSVVRHIAAGEALLGSQVKELNRWMEGGPLARQLHTGMDGRMAISYTPLESGWQGAIAEIAGSFAITLAEGEASRIRICTNPDCLWVYYDDTRNRSKRYCDEKACGNLMKVRRFRAKKRQNGSNDRQDEPM, from the coding sequence ATGCTATGGGATGATTTTTTGAACAGTGAGTGGCGCGACTGGCGGGGCACCGGCCGCTCTGAAGATCGGCTTGAGCGCAAGGATTGGGTCGAGGAGCTGATCCGCACTCACCGCCTTCGCGTGTCTGCGCTGCCAACCGCGCAGGAGATGGATAAGCTTCGAGCGTTCCGCTCCTTTCTTCTGAGTGTTGTGCGGCACATCGCCGCCGGAGAAGCCCTGCTGGGGAGCCAGGTCAAGGAACTGAACCGCTGGATGGAAGGCGGTCCGCTCGCCCGGCAGCTTCATACCGGCATGGACGGTCGGATGGCGATCAGCTACACGCCGCTCGAATCCGGGTGGCAGGGCGCCATCGCCGAAATTGCAGGCTCCTTCGCCATTACGCTGGCGGAAGGCGAAGCCTCCCGGATCCGGATCTGCACCAATCCGGACTGCCTGTGGGTCTATTACGACGATACCCGCAACCGCTCCAAGCGGTACTGTGACGAGAAGGCCTGCGGCAATCTGATGAAGGTTCGGCGTTTCCGGGCGAAAAAGAGACAGAACGGCTCGAACGACAGGCAGGACGAGCCGATGTGA
- a CDS encoding DinB family protein, producing the protein MRLRDVLLQNWDYVMDQEDWYPPALDALKDVTMEQALWKPEGSPVNSIWENVLHLLYYKQRLLARLEGTTLRHEAADNDETFIVHDRSEEAWRLAQEQLKDVHAALRRKIEQLPEEELQESPQRFFSLITHDAYHIGQMIMLRKMQGSWPAKRHFS; encoded by the coding sequence ATGCGTTTACGGGATGTGCTGCTTCAGAATTGGGATTATGTGATGGACCAGGAGGATTGGTACCCGCCTGCGCTCGATGCTTTAAAGGATGTAACGATGGAGCAAGCGCTGTGGAAGCCAGAGGGGAGCCCGGTTAACTCCATCTGGGAGAACGTGCTGCATCTGCTGTATTACAAACAGCGGCTGCTTGCCCGGCTTGAAGGGACGACGCTGCGCCATGAGGCAGCGGATAATGACGAGACCTTTATCGTTCATGATCGGAGCGAGGAGGCATGGCGGTTGGCCCAAGAACAGCTGAAGGACGTTCATGCAGCATTAAGGCGTAAGATCGAGCAGCTGCCGGAGGAGGAGCTTCAGGAGTCGCCGCAGCGGTTCTTTAGCTTGATTACCCATGACGCCTACCATATCGGACAGATGATTATGCTGCGGAAGATGCAGGGCTCCTGGCCGGCCAAGCGTCATTTCTCGTAG
- the cmpA gene encoding cortex morphogenetic protein CmpA, producing the protein MPQWLCNQLTRAFRKKDRRQIKLLNECWFFYRNSPGEKSNVR; encoded by the coding sequence TTGCCGCAATGGCTCTGCAATCAATTGACGCGCGCCTTCCGCAAAAAGGACAGACGTCAGATCAAGCTGCTGAACGAATGCTGGTTCTTTTACCGGAACTCCCCGGGCGAGAAATCGAATGTCAGATAA
- a CDS encoding hydrolase/acyltransferase, giving the protein MPTMRYVILQRQHELEFVEMPSDYAYQLSALNLRLNKEIDKLTAPGKPRLPIAIAECDSLDLLQESMSIRNGLEYINELEQSFASLNESEYPLIALLTEIRALQAQLEQWYEEEGQ; this is encoded by the coding sequence ATGCCAACGATGCGTTACGTAATCCTACAGCGGCAGCATGAGCTGGAATTTGTGGAAATGCCCAGCGATTATGCGTATCAGCTCAGCGCACTGAACCTGCGCCTGAATAAAGAGATCGACAAACTGACCGCTCCCGGCAAGCCTCGGCTGCCGATTGCCATAGCCGAATGCGACAGCCTGGATTTGCTTCAGGAATCGATGAGCATTCGAAACGGACTGGAGTACATAAATGAACTTGAGCAATCCTTTGCTTCCTTGAACGAAAGCGAATATCCGCTCATTGCTTTGCTGACCGAAATTCGGGCGCTTCAAGCCCAGCTAGAGCAGTGGTATGAGGAAGAAGGGCAATAA
- a CDS encoding SprT family protein: MSNEELQAWVESVSLKSFGVPFRHKATFNRRLSSTGGRYFLKAHHIEINPHQLAANGPEEVEKIIKHELCHYHLHIAGKGYRHRDPDFKQLLQAVGGSRFCKSLPATKPAGRKPEPYRYMLRCGACGTEYLRKRKMNPARYRCGRCSGRLTLLQLDSPKKS; this comes from the coding sequence ATGAGCAACGAGGAACTGCAGGCCTGGGTTGAAAGCGTCTCGTTGAAGAGCTTTGGGGTACCCTTCAGGCATAAAGCAACGTTTAACCGGCGTTTATCGTCCACCGGAGGCCGGTATTTTTTGAAGGCACATCATATCGAGATTAACCCGCACCAGCTGGCCGCGAACGGGCCGGAAGAGGTGGAGAAGATCATTAAGCACGAGCTGTGCCACTACCATCTTCATATCGCGGGAAAAGGCTACCGGCACCGCGATCCCGATTTTAAGCAGCTGCTGCAGGCGGTCGGAGGCAGCCGGTTTTGCAAATCGCTGCCTGCTACTAAGCCTGCGGGCAGGAAGCCGGAGCCCTATCGATATATGCTAAGATGCGGGGCATGCGGCACCGAGTATTTACGCAAGCGCAAAATGAATCCGGCGCGTTACCGATGCGGTCGCTGCAGCGGGCGCCTGACGCTTCTACAGCTTGACTCCCCCAAGAAGTCATGA
- a CDS encoding peptidase E, producing the protein MKQIIAMGGGGFSMEPDNLLLDRYVLAQVPKETPKICFIPTASGDADNYVERFYTAFRPLSCTPCHLSLFQPDFADLRSYVLEQDILYVGGGNTRNMLILWKEWGLDRILREAYVRGAVLTGLSAGSICWFEEGVTDPLNGPLYKLNGLGLLAGSHCPHYDGESKRRPAYHDLILQGEVQPGYAADDGAALHFIDGHLHGVVSSRPHAKAYRVERAGDMVEEQELRVKWLGS; encoded by the coding sequence ATGAAACAAATTATTGCCATGGGCGGCGGGGGCTTTTCCATGGAGCCGGACAACCTGCTGCTTGACCGGTATGTACTGGCCCAAGTTCCGAAGGAAACACCTAAGATATGCTTTATACCGACGGCGAGCGGGGATGCGGACAACTATGTAGAGCGGTTCTATACTGCCTTTCGTCCGCTGTCCTGCACGCCATGCCACTTATCCTTGTTTCAGCCCGATTTCGCGGATCTGAGATCCTATGTGCTTGAGCAGGACATCCTTTATGTTGGGGGCGGCAATACCCGAAATATGCTGATCCTGTGGAAAGAGTGGGGCCTTGATCGCATTCTCCGGGAAGCCTATGTGCGTGGAGCGGTTTTGACCGGACTCAGCGCAGGGTCGATCTGCTGGTTTGAAGAAGGCGTTACCGATCCGTTAAACGGCCCGTTATATAAACTGAACGGACTTGGTTTGCTTGCGGGGAGCCATTGCCCGCATTATGACGGAGAGAGCAAGCGGAGGCCCGCATACCATGACCTGATCCTTCAAGGAGAGGTTCAGCCTGGTTATGCCGCAGACGACGGAGCCGCATTGCATTTTATTGACGGGCATCTGCACGGGGTCGTCAGCTCGAGGCCCCATGCGAAAGCATACCGCGTAGAGCGGGCAGGGGATATGGTGGAAGAGCAGGAGCTCCGGGTCAAATGGCTGGGTTCATGA
- a CDS encoding KGG domain-containing protein — MANNNNGKMSREEAGRLGGEATANNHDKEFYQEIGRKGGEATAESHDKEFYQEIGKKGGEATAESHDKEFYQEIGQKGGEATAESHGREFYEEIGRKGGEATSDSHDREFYQEIGQKGGQARNDSDGNDGKMSREEAGRKGGEARARQRRGE; from the coding sequence ATGGCTAACAACAATAATGGTAAGATGAGCCGTGAAGAAGCAGGACGTTTAGGTGGGGAAGCTACAGCAAATAATCATGACAAAGAGTTCTATCAAGAGATTGGTCGCAAAGGCGGCGAAGCCACTGCCGAGTCTCATGATAAGGAATTCTATCAGGAGATCGGGAAGAAGGGCGGCGAAGCTACTGCCGAGTCCCATGACAAGGAGTTCTACCAAGAGATTGGCCAGAAGGGCGGCGAAGCCACGGCGGAATCTCATGGACGCGAATTCTATGAGGAGATCGGACGTAAAGGCGGCGAAGCGACCTCTGATTCCCATGACCGAGAATTCTATCAGGAGATCGGCCAGAAGGGTGGACAAGCCCGGAATGACAGCGACGGCAATGACGGCAAGATGAGCCGTGAGGAAGCTGGACGCAAAGGCGGCGAGGCAAGAGCCCGTCAGCGCCGCGGGGAATAA
- a CDS encoding AraC family transcriptional regulator, with amino-acid sequence MDLARSSKALNGQKEIGGVTARLWNIEIFREQDLPLEYQLTMHSALILQMGGEAFLQTGEQSLHMRKGSVKICRAGSTFGLTKVGHAGKKKQAHAVIAVLYFAFYEGLPGSGRLREADASALIPCEAGLPESLYSSCSSLYEYFHSGDRMKEWRAQLDFQELLYTMISEAVSGQSEGKRQALERAKDYMHEHYDEDLTLDQLADLAGFSPKYFAEVFKNTYGHTPMDYLSGIRMNKAKLLLLRSEPLLREVAHQVGYKDEFYFSRKFKKSFGLSPSEYRKKRKNKIALYGSTSLLGYAMPLQFVPYAAPVHPKWSPYYYHALGSEIPVHLDAYRQNHNKSANLERLAAASPELIICAQEVELWERELLEKIAPVYVMPEDREGWRAQLLALADKLGRRPEADSWIESYQEKTAACCSALENRENEEKTVLTLRVHQRELTAYSHPGMKELLFDRLKLQPALGSLLEADRHGLEDLSVTAIKECGADHILLLVRQDSETLAFWKQLQASPEWLMIPAVREGRVHQLPSFPWREYSPVAMERMAEEAGRLFTENGRIRK; translated from the coding sequence ATGGATTTGGCAAGGAGCAGCAAGGCACTGAACGGGCAAAAGGAAATTGGGGGGGTGACGGCCCGGTTGTGGAATATCGAAATATTCCGGGAGCAGGATTTGCCGCTCGAATATCAGCTTACAATGCATTCGGCGCTGATCCTCCAGATGGGAGGGGAAGCGTTCCTCCAAACGGGAGAGCAGAGCCTGCATATGCGCAAAGGGAGCGTTAAAATCTGCCGGGCGGGTTCTACCTTCGGTCTGACCAAGGTCGGCCATGCAGGGAAGAAGAAGCAGGCGCATGCCGTCATTGCCGTTCTTTATTTCGCCTTCTATGAAGGGCTGCCGGGGAGCGGGCGCCTTCGAGAGGCGGATGCCTCCGCCTTGATTCCTTGCGAAGCCGGCCTGCCGGAATCGCTGTACAGCTCCTGCAGCTCGCTGTATGAATATTTTCACAGCGGAGACCGAATGAAGGAGTGGCGGGCACAGCTTGACTTTCAGGAGCTGCTGTACACGATGATTTCGGAAGCTGTTTCCGGTCAATCCGAGGGCAAACGGCAGGCGCTGGAGCGGGCCAAAGACTACATGCATGAGCATTATGATGAGGATCTGACGCTGGATCAATTGGCCGATTTGGCGGGCTTTAGCCCGAAATATTTTGCGGAAGTGTTCAAAAACACGTATGGCCACACCCCGATGGATTATCTTTCAGGCATCCGCATGAATAAGGCGAAGCTGCTGCTATTGCGGTCCGAGCCTTTGCTTCGGGAAGTTGCGCATCAGGTGGGATATAAGGATGAGTTCTATTTTAGCCGCAAATTCAAGAAAAGCTTTGGCCTCTCTCCATCCGAATACAGAAAGAAGCGGAAAAACAAAATCGCCTTGTACGGCTCGACCTCGCTTCTCGGCTATGCGATGCCGCTGCAGTTCGTCCCTTATGCCGCACCGGTCCATCCCAAGTGGTCCCCTTACTATTATCATGCCCTCGGATCCGAGATCCCCGTGCATCTTGACGCTTACAGACAGAACCATAACAAATCCGCGAACCTGGAAAGGCTCGCTGCAGCAAGCCCGGAGCTGATTATATGCGCACAGGAGGTCGAGCTTTGGGAACGGGAGCTGCTGGAGAAAATCGCGCCTGTATACGTGATGCCGGAGGACCGGGAGGGATGGCGGGCTCAACTGCTTGCTTTAGCGGACAAGCTGGGCAGGAGGCCGGAAGCGGACAGCTGGATCGAATCGTATCAGGAGAAGACGGCCGCTTGCTGCAGCGCACTTGAGAATCGTGAGAATGAAGAGAAGACGGTTCTCACGCTTCGTGTACACCAGCGCGAGCTTACGGCGTACAGTCATCCTGGTATGAAGGAATTGTTGTTCGACCGCCTGAAATTACAGCCGGCGCTAGGGTCCCTCCTTGAAGCTGACCGTCATGGTCTTGAGGATTTGAGCGTAACGGCGATCAAGGAATGCGGAGCGGATCATATCCTGCTCCTTGTTCGACAGGATTCGGAAACGCTCGCTTTTTGGAAGCAGCTGCAGGCGTCGCCGGAGTGGCTGATGATTCCTGCCGTAAGGGAGGGGCGTGTGCACCAGCTGCCTTCTTTCCCATGGCGGGAGTATTCTCCTGTCGCGATGGAACGAATGGCGGAGGAGGCCGGCAGGCTCTTTACGGAAAATGGCCGTATCCGGAAATGA